One window from the genome of Bacillus rossius redtenbacheri isolate Brsri chromosome 17, Brsri_v3, whole genome shotgun sequence encodes:
- the LOC134541007 gene encoding E3 ubiquitin-protein ligase NRDP1 isoform X2: protein MGFELNRFQGEVDEELVCSICSGVLEDPLQAPVCEHAFCRGCIQEWISRQPTCPVDRQPITSAQLRPVPRILRNLLSRLCITCDNAGHGCGCVVKLDSLASHLVECEHNPKRPVPCEQGCGLVIPKDELRDHNCVRELRALIHTQQQKMADFQQEIADQRFQINEQKREMQLLKDFMRAMRTSNPAMRAIADQMERDEVLRWSSSLPRARVTRWGGMISTPDEAVIKRTLSESGCPPHIVDDLMENAHERRWPPGLCSLETRQNNRRQYENYVCKRVPGKQAVVVLHCDNTHMSDDMMVEPGLVMIFAHGIE, encoded by the exons TGGAAGATCCCTTGCAG GCGCCGGTGTGCGAGCACGCCTTCTGCCGCGGCTGCATCCAGGAGTGGATCTCGCGGCAGCCGACGTGCCCCGTGGACCGTCAGCCCATCACCTCGGCCCAGCTGCGGCCCGTTCCCCGGATCCTGCGCAACCTGCTGTCCAG GCTGTGCATCACGTGCGACAACGCGGGCCACGGCTGCGGCTGCGTGGTGAAGCTGGACTCGCTGGCGTCGCACCTGGTGGAGTGCGAGCACAACCCCAAGCGGCCCGTGCCGTGCGAGCAGGGCTGCGGCCTGGTCATCCCCAAGGACGAGCTGCGCGACCACAACTGCGTGCGCGAGCTGCGCGCCCTCATACACACCCAGCAGCAGAAGATGGCCGACTTCCAGCAGGAGATAGCCGACCAGCGCTTCCAGATCAACGAGCAGAAGCGCGAGATGCAGCTGCTCAAG GACTTCATGCGCGCCATGCGCACCTCGAACCCGGCCATGCGCGCCATCGCGGACCAGATGGAGCGCGACGAGGTGCTGCGCTGGTCCAGCTCGCTGCCCCGGGCCAGGGTCACGCGCTGGGGGGGCATGATCTCCACGCCGGACGAG GCGGTGATCAAGCGGACGCTGTCCGAGTCGGGCTGCCCGCCGCACATCGTGGACGACCTCATGGAGAACGCTCATGAGCGGCGCTGGCCCCCGGGGCTGTGCTCCCTGGAGACGCGCCAGAACAACCGGCGCCAGTACGAGAACTACGTGTGCAAGCGCGTTCCCGGCAAGCAGGCGGTGGTGGTGCTGCACTGCGACAACACGCACATGAGCGACGACATGATGGTGGAGCCGGGGCTCGTCATGATCTTCGCGCACGGCATCGAGTGA
- the LOC134541007 gene encoding E3 ubiquitin-protein ligase NRDP1 isoform X1, whose protein sequence is MGFELNRFQGEVDEELVCSICSGVLEDPLQAPVCEHAFCRGCIQEWISRQPTCPVDRQPITSAQLRPVPRILRNLLSRLCITCDNAGHGCGCVVKLDSLASHLVECEHNPKRPVPCEQGCGLVIPKDELRDHNCVRELRALIHTQQQKMADFQQEIADQRFQINEQKREMQLLKDFMRAMRTSNPAMRAIADQMERDEVLRWSSSLPRARVTRWGGMISTPDEVLQAVIKRTLSESGCPPHIVDDLMENAHERRWPPGLCSLETRQNNRRQYENYVCKRVPGKQAVVVLHCDNTHMSDDMMVEPGLVMIFAHGIE, encoded by the exons TGGAAGATCCCTTGCAG GCGCCGGTGTGCGAGCACGCCTTCTGCCGCGGCTGCATCCAGGAGTGGATCTCGCGGCAGCCGACGTGCCCCGTGGACCGTCAGCCCATCACCTCGGCCCAGCTGCGGCCCGTTCCCCGGATCCTGCGCAACCTGCTGTCCAG GCTGTGCATCACGTGCGACAACGCGGGCCACGGCTGCGGCTGCGTGGTGAAGCTGGACTCGCTGGCGTCGCACCTGGTGGAGTGCGAGCACAACCCCAAGCGGCCCGTGCCGTGCGAGCAGGGCTGCGGCCTGGTCATCCCCAAGGACGAGCTGCGCGACCACAACTGCGTGCGCGAGCTGCGCGCCCTCATACACACCCAGCAGCAGAAGATGGCCGACTTCCAGCAGGAGATAGCCGACCAGCGCTTCCAGATCAACGAGCAGAAGCGCGAGATGCAGCTGCTCAAG GACTTCATGCGCGCCATGCGCACCTCGAACCCGGCCATGCGCGCCATCGCGGACCAGATGGAGCGCGACGAGGTGCTGCGCTGGTCCAGCTCGCTGCCCCGGGCCAGGGTCACGCGCTGGGGGGGCATGATCTCCACGCCGGACGAGGTATTGCAG GCGGTGATCAAGCGGACGCTGTCCGAGTCGGGCTGCCCGCCGCACATCGTGGACGACCTCATGGAGAACGCTCATGAGCGGCGCTGGCCCCCGGGGCTGTGCTCCCTGGAGACGCGCCAGAACAACCGGCGCCAGTACGAGAACTACGTGTGCAAGCGCGTTCCCGGCAAGCAGGCGGTGGTGGTGCTGCACTGCGACAACACGCACATGAGCGACGACATGATGGTGGAGCCGGGGCTCGTCATGATCTTCGCGCACGGCATCGAGTGA